In a genomic window of Candidatus Tumulicola sp.:
- the argB gene encoding acetylglutamate kinase: MTHKLASGDRPLVVKYGGNGMGADPDALDPVIDELAGLQRAGQAVVLVHGGGPDIDRALLRQGVQTSRIAGLRVTDAETLEVTEAVLCATLNKRLVRALTRSGSRVAGVSGQDGGTLVATKTQASDGSDLGFVGTVIETDPALLFALLHAGFLPVVAPLALSNGASHAYNVNADAAAAAIADALDASALVMLTGVPRVLRDPSDPLSSIHRLSLHDAIAFVDGPACRDGMRPKLNAAITYVSARSGSAYICATKPGAIAAALDGDATIVANAS, translated from the coding sequence GCAAGTGGAGATCGGCCACTCGTCGTGAAATACGGCGGAAACGGGATGGGCGCCGATCCCGACGCACTCGATCCGGTGATCGACGAACTAGCCGGTCTCCAGCGCGCGGGACAAGCGGTCGTCCTGGTGCACGGCGGCGGACCGGATATCGACCGTGCGCTGCTGCGTCAAGGCGTCCAGACAAGCCGCATCGCCGGGCTGCGCGTCACGGATGCGGAGACGCTCGAAGTGACCGAAGCCGTGTTGTGTGCCACCTTGAACAAGCGTCTGGTGCGCGCGCTCACGCGCTCGGGATCGCGGGTCGCCGGTGTCAGCGGGCAAGACGGCGGAACGTTAGTCGCAACAAAAACGCAAGCGTCCGACGGAAGCGACCTCGGCTTTGTCGGGACGGTGATCGAAACGGATCCGGCGCTGCTGTTCGCGTTGTTACACGCCGGCTTTCTGCCGGTCGTCGCGCCGCTAGCGCTTTCGAACGGCGCATCGCACGCATATAACGTTAATGCCGACGCAGCTGCTGCCGCGATTGCCGACGCCCTCGATGCGAGCGCGCTGGTGATGCTGACCGGCGTACCGCGCGTCTTGCGCGATCCAAGCGATCCGTTATCGTCGATACATCGTCTTTCGCTGCACGACGCGATCGCATTCGTGGACGGGCCGGCCTGTCGCGACGGCATGCGTCCGAAACTCAACGCCGCTATTACCTACGTGTCGGCGAGAAGCGGTTCGGCCTACATCTGCGCCACCAAGCCCGGCGCCATCGCCGCCGCGCTCGATGGCGACGCGACGATCGTCGCCAATGCCTCTTAG